In Haliovirga abyssi, the sequence TTTCAAAGCAAAATTTTTCAGAAGCCAAAAATTTTGAAAAACATTTATGTTCTACCAGATGAAGCGTAGCTTATTTTTTTATTTAAAAAATATTTTCAAATTTTATCAATTTCCCCTGCAAACATTTTTTTTACAATTTCTGTATATTCTCCATTTTCTTTATTTATATATAATGGTTGTTCTATTATAATTCCCTCTTTTGAATTTTTTTTACCTTCTATCAAAACAATTTTAGAATTTTTATTTTTTGTAGTATAACAAAACTTTATCCTTTTGGGTTCTATTTTGTTTTTTTTCATTATATTTAATATTTCATAAAATCTTTCAGCTCTATGAACAATTGCAAAATAGCCCATATTTCTTAATAATTTCCCTGAAATAAAGATAATTTCTTCAAGAGTTATAGCTATTTCGTGTCTTGCTATACTTAATTGGTCTAAATTATTTATATCTGAATTTTTGAAAAATGGAGGGTTAGAAATTACTGCATCTTGACTTTGTTCTTTTAGATGTTTTTTCCAGTTTTTCATATCATCGTGTATTATTTCTATTCTGTTTTCCAAATTGTTTATATTTATATTTTTTTTTGCTAATTCATAAGAATCTTTTAATATTTCTATTCCTGTTATTTTTGCACTTGTTCTTTTAGATAATAGTAAAGATACTGCTCCATTCCCAAATCCTAATTCTGTTATATTTTTAAGTTTTCTATTGATTGTTAAAAAATTTGCTAAAAGCACTGAGTCAATAGAAAAATTAAAATGATCATTTTTTTGAAATATTTTCATATTAGGTATATCTAAAAAATCTATTAAAACTTCTTCCCCATTTTTTTTCATTAAAAGTCCTTTCTTTTTTCTGTTTATAAAAAGTGTCGCGGCGACACTTTTTATAAACACTAATAATATTTAATTGTATTTTCTAAAACGATAGTATAGTTGAAGTTTTATTATTAAATAATATTTTTTCATATAATTTTCAATAGTATATCATATATTTTTAATAAATAAAATATGTTTTTTTAATTTTAATTAATATTTACACTTGTTTTAGAAAGTATAATTGATATATTTTACTAAGAATTCTTTCATCTAATATCTATATATAAGTATAATTTTATTTTGAAAATATGTTACACTGTTTTTTTAGTATATGATTTTTCAGAAATTAAAGATTTAGAAAAATATT encodes:
- a CDS encoding tRNA1(Val) (adenine(37)-N6)-methyltransferase, with protein sequence MKKNGEEVLIDFLDIPNMKIFQKNDHFNFSIDSVLLANFLTINRKLKNITELGFGNGAVSLLLSKRTSAKITGIEILKDSYELAKKNININNLENRIEIIHDDMKNWKKHLKEQSQDAVISNPPFFKNSDINNLDQLSIARHEIAITLEEIIFISGKLLRNMGYFAIVHRAERFYEILNIMKKNKIEPKRIKFCYTTKNKNSKIVLIEGKKNSKEGIIIEQPLYINKENGEYTEIVKKMFAGEIDKI